The following DNA comes from Triticum aestivum cultivar Chinese Spring chromosome 3D, IWGSC CS RefSeq v2.1, whole genome shotgun sequence.
AGGAATTGTTCTGTTACATTTTAGAGGATCCTAAATATTTTCTCAAACCTCACGTTTTCACTGCCTTTGAGTCGTCCAATATACAACATGTGTCTTTATCTCTCTTAAAAGAGCATGGTGTCTcgatgtttggttttggtaattaatgacaatcacTATGGACAAATGATGCCTTGAGTTATACTTGAAGGGTCTGTCCATAGGCATGCGGGGCGATTGGTTGTCTTTTCTTTTGGTGTTGGGTCATCCGAGTAGGTGCGTGGGATGGGCGCGATGGCATTTCGTTCGTAATTCCTATGCAACTAGGAGGGCAAGGAGATATACCGCTTCATTTTTTAAGTGATAATTGCGNNNNNNNNNNNNNNNNNNNNNNNNNNNNNNNNNNNNNNNNNNNNNNNNNNNNNNNNNNNNNNNNNNNNNNNNNNNNNNNNNNNNNNNNNNNNNNNNNNNNNNNNNNNNNNNNNNNNNNNNNNNNNNNNNNNNNNNNNNNNNNNNNNNNNNNNNNNNNNNNNNNNNNNNNNNNNNNNNNNNNNNNNNNNNNNNNNNNNNNNNNNNNNNNNNNNNNNNNNNNNNNNNNNNNNNNNNNNNNNNNNNNNNNNNNNNNNNNNNNNNNNNNNNNNNNNNNNNNNNNNNNNNNNNNNNNNNNNNNNNNNNNNNNNNNNNNNNNNNNNNNNNNNNNNNAATAAGTTAAGCTCCACCCCCTCAAAATGAGTTCTTGTGGGCTTTTGGATCAATTTGGAAATAAGCTACTAAAAGcgtcaaaagaactggcccttcaAAATAGTTTTGTTTGGTCAACATTGATTGGCATCCAATCAAGATCTTCTATCTTCCTTGTACTTGCATAATTCCTGTGTTTAAGGTCGGGCAATTTTTAGTGGTGACTTAGGAAGTCCTTGATTTTATGGGGTTTTATGTTGTCACTAGTTGTGTCACACAACTTAATTTTGCCATTATAAATTTCAACTGCTAAAATATGCCATCCTTTAGTTAAGTGTGTGCTAAAAATGTCACTCAACAACGTTACCGCTTGGTCAAAGGCCATTGACTAGTGTGAAGTGACCAAAATACCCCTGGATCCCACTTGTCAGCGCTCCCCTATAACGTGTTGGTCCTAGCTGTCAAGACATAGAGAATTAAATAAGAAGAAAAACAATAACTCGTGAGGATTCAATCACCCTCACGTGAACTATTTTTGCTTATGATTCCATTCTTTGTGTGCCAAAAACTAGGACCCACAGGTTATAGTAAGTTGCAGAGGGAACACTGGCTTGTGGTGTCTAGGGGTCCAGGTCAATGGCCTTTGATCGGATGGTAATGGTGGCGAGTGTAATTTTTGAGCACACGCTTAATGAAAGGATGACATTTTGGAGTAGTTTAAACCTAGTGACAAAATTGAGTAGTGTGTCACAACTGATAAAAACCCTAAATTTGTTTATAGCCATTGTAAAAACAATTTTCCTCGAAAGAAAAATGATTTTGTGAAGTTCATGGTTGAGGAGATCCTATCAACAAATTATGTGAATTATTGGAATGGCCTAGTCCACTCTTTTGGCCGGCGCTCGATCTAAACCATACATCATATGTGGGGACCTCCTATTCGGCGCTCGCGCACGACGCGCAACGGGCCGTCTCAGCAACCTGCTCAAAAACTAAAcatgaaaaaaaatattttgagCGTTATCCTAGGAGACATGGGATTCAAACCAACACGCCGACAAAAGACTTGGCTCAATAATCACTACACCGATATCACTTTGTTGTCTACTATCCGAAAAACAATGCTATTTGACCCTTTTTTTAGTACAACATTAACATATATTATATACCCAGTATAAATTATTtgaaaaaaagaaaacataaatttgaaaaagaattcacacttttttgaaaaaatcatgaatttgaaaaaattcaaaattaTCAAAAGGCTCGTGCAAAATGATTTTTTCACGAAAATGTAAAAAAATtatatttgagaaaagttcatgaatttgaaaaggttcatacaAACTGAAAAAAGCTCACGAAAATGAAAGaagttcaaaatttgaaaaaaaatcatgaaaattggaaaaaagttcacaaatatgAAAAAAAACGAGCTAAaagaaatcatgaatttgaaatacGTTCATGGATTTGATAAAAGTTCAGGCATTTGAAAAATTATCATGAAATTCATAAACAGTTCATGGCTAAATTTTTTTCAAGAATTTCGCAAAAATCACAGATTTGCAAAAATGTCAAGTTTTATAAAGAAATCAtagaaaatgaaacaaaaaagagaaagaagtaaaacaaaaatgaaaaggaaaaactTAACAAAACTCGTCCTGGGAAAACCCAGGAAAAACCTGTCCAAAAACTGTTGGAAACTTCTAGAATTTTCCCAAAATCAGTGAGAGAGAAAAAACTGCATCCACCGATCGAGCTCTCCGAACTAGCCTACAGGACGTACGCATGCTGTGCGAAAAAAGGAGCTAAATGGACCGAGCCCAAGGACGTACAAGTGGTTTGCCCCGGTTTACAGAATGAACTGTAACCGGCGCTTAAGGCACCATACAGGGTTTGGGTCGTATGTGCCCTCTCGATCAGAGAAGAAAAAGTTTGCTAAACCGTGGTGGGCCATAAACTGAAAACAACTCCAAAGTTAGGGATGCCCGGCCCACCGGGCGATAGGTACCGGTTACGGTAAACGGGCACCTTTTATGGAAAATACCAGGATACATCTGGTTGTAGATGAACCCCATAAACTATTTTCTAGGATTTGTTTTAGCACTTCAGGAAAAATTCAATGGTCTTTGAAACTTTTTTCGAACAAACTTGTCATGTTGGCCTACTTATAAAAAAATTGACAACGAAAACTCCCCATAAAAAATCTGAGCATAAAAGCAAATTGTCCAGGACAATATAGAGTGAATAGTACCTATAGTGCTGATTTTGTCTTTGTCTTGGACAATATCACGAAAGTCATTTTGTCCCTAATTTTTTTATGTGACTGTAACGCTTTGAAGCTTGTTGCCAGCATTTTTCATGATTTTTCgaccattttttttgaaaaaaaaatggttTCGTATGCCTCCATGGTCCATTCGTTCCCTTCCCACCTTTTATAGCTCTTTCTATCTAATGAAATATGATGCGAACAAAAGCTGTCACATCCTCGGTTAAGAATGTGCTTCCTCAGTCTCATAATAAGAAAACGTCTTTCAAGCTATGTTGGGACAGAGGAAGTTGATTGGAAGAGTCTAGAATCGGTTTGGATTTACGGTTTACACACAAATATCAGATACTTAAAAGTAAAGTGCGGAGTATTGGAAGCGACAACGATGTTGTTACTCGTAGAGTGATGGTACAGAATTGTCCCTCTAAAAAATGGGTAGTACATAATCATCAAATCttattgttgtatgactttgtaaggtcttctgtcaataattaataaaatggctgtatgcatcgtccagatgtagAGGCCGAGAGTCTTCCTCCTTTAAAAGAAAAACAGAATCATCAAATCAACCATACTTGTTTATCCTAACCCATTTTGCGTACCAACACAAATCACGCTGAATTCTCCTGGTACTAGTTTTGTTTCTAGGCGCAGGGCGGATGAATCAATCGTGGTAGGCCACTGGAGCGAGGTCACCATGGTCACTTCTGTGCATCCAATCCGAAAACGAAGCGTGAACAACCGCGCGAACGAATAGTTGCAGCCTTGCAGGAAAGCAGAACACATCGCTAAATGACTGTAGCGCAGATAGGTAAAACTTCAGGCCAGCGTGCCCAGGCCACCCGATGCGACGCTAAACATGTGGGCCACCAAGGCCCAATGTATACGGGTTTTAACTCgtgcatacaaaaaatatattcGAATTAATTtaacctataattttttattgaacTTATAGTTTTATTTAGATCCAAGCAATACTGTAGGATTATACATGTATACTGTGTTATGACAGGCATGTGAAATTCCAATCTGCCAGTAATTACCTAACAGCAAACTGTCGACAAAATAAAAGGAGAACTGGGACGAACAAAACCGATGGAACACACGTGTTGTATGAATAGTTCATCTCATGCTAAATATGCCACGAAAGACTTCTCATCCGTTTCAAAAACGGAGACGTGAAAATTCAATAAATTACCATCATGCTGGAAAAAAAAAGAATACAGGTCGAGCAATAAGACACATCATGAAATCACTAATGGTCAGAGGCACAGCCAGAATGATTCATGGGTATGCAGTTAGAGCAATTCAAAAGAGGATTGATGAATAATACTATTCGAATTGAAGAAAAGTCGAGAATTTCTCAAACATCAAGCCTGCGAAAGAAAGTGCTTGCTCAGTCATATGATCAGGTCTACCAACATCGACAGTGCACTTCATGCAATTATAACGAAATTTAAGAGCATAATAATTCCATTAACAACTATTATTGTTGTTAATAGGAAATAATCATTGTTACAACATGTTGTTCGATTTCTCAATTGTACAAGTGAAATCGATGATAGTTATAAGAATACAAAATGAGAATGATTTGATGGAGGCAGGTTATAGAGTATGGTAAAGGTGTTCTTGCGATAGGAATTACCAGTCATGGGATTCGGGATGAGAAACAAGAATATCTGAGACCAAACTATAACCTATGTATATTGTCATGGTCCAGTTCTGCGGAAGCAGACATTTCCAGAAAGAATCTCTTCCACCGGAACCAGCTCTTCAACTGGAGGAACAGCAAGAACCTTTTGCGTTGGCGGATGGTTCAGCAACGTTAATAGTCGTTCCTTGCATCGAACGGCCGTTGGCAGCAGCAGACTCCTGTGCTGCAAGTGCTTTTTTGCTTACAATCTGGTGAATTTCACTCAGCACAGTATGGAATGCCTTCTCCACATTGATTGCCTCCAGTGCAGATGTCTCAAGGAACGACAGACCTTCTTTCTCAGAGAATGCTTGGCTGTCTTCCTCGGGAACCGATCTTAAGTGGTTTAAGTCTGACTTGTTCCCAACCATCATGACAACAATGTTGGCATCTGCATGATCCCGGAGCTCACGGAGCCACCTCtgaacattgtcgaaggtctgcCTCTTTGTTATGTCAAAGACTAGGAGTGCTCCAACAGCACCCCTGTAATATGCACTAGTAATTGCACGGTATCTCTCCTGACCAGCCGTGTCCCATATCTGTGCCTTCACAGTCTTTCCTTCTATCTGCCGCAAAACAAAATTAAACTTCTGCTGAGCTTCACTAGAAGAATATGTATTTAACACGAGTATAGAACATGCATCCCCAGTTACTGAATCCTGATTGAAAAGCTGGAAGGAACAAAAGGGATTCTCTAACTACATGTTATTTTCCTTTTACTGAAGTTCATGTACTACAGCAGACAACAATATGTCACTATGCACTGGTAAAAAACATGGGGATGTACTGGAAGACTACTTATAATATTTGTTGAAATATAAGTACAGCAATGACATCTTCTTACGATGACTTTCAGGCAGGATCAAATAATGATGAGCTTATCGAAACATTTTAACTGGAGCACCAATGATGAGCTTAAAAACACATAGTTATTCAACATCAACCAACCAGAAGAGATAAGAGAAATCAAGTTCATTTCCAGCTTTCTGGCAATAGGACATAGTCTGTAGTGCAAATCATAGGGTCGCAATTCGTTGCTAAGTGCATGACAATTCAAAAGAAGAAACCGGTTCTACCAATCAATCCAGGTCACCCAGGCCAGCACTACTTTTTAGCGCAAGGCTTGTGAATCAAACAGCTGTTGGGCACAGACTCTGCTCTCACATATTTTCTAGTGCAGTGCCAACCCAAAAAACATAATAATGATAATAatactattaatgatgatgatgatgcaattAAAACGGCTCAGTTGTTTACAAGTTTCTTTTGCTCCGAAAACCGTTTACCTTTAGGTTTCTGAACAATATGTAATTGGTTGATGATGTACTATCCTCTTCAAAAGAAAACTGAAACCATGCCCACGACAGATGGGGTCTCGTTGACAATCTAGCCCCGTTACTATCTCATATGCAAAAGCATCGGAAGCAAAGCCTACATCGGTATTTTCACGGCATTACCATGTGTTGTCATTGTCATACGACCAGAAAAGTAGTCTATGCTAGGTGTCCGCTCAGACATGCAGCCAACAACACATTGGCCTACGACAGGTGTCCTGGCTTTTAACCGCACAATCAATCATCTATTCATTCACCTAGATCTCCCGTCCTATTCCTACGCCGTGACTGCAAATTCAAACGAATGCTCTGCTCAACAGGCCACAGCACACCCAGCCCAGCGCAGGGTCACAAATGACGACGCTACGGACGGCATTTGCATTTCAAATTCACATCGCACGCAATTGTATCATAGATAGACGGAGCCGACCGAGCAAGAGCGACGGGATCAGATCGCCCGCGTGCGCGGGGAAGAAGGTACCTGGAGGGTTCGGGTGGCGAACTCGACGCCGATGGTGGACTTGGACTCGAGGCAGAACTCGTTGCGGGTGAAGCGGGAGAGGATGTTGGACTTGCCGACGCCGGAGTCGCCGATGAGCACGATCTTGAAGAGGTAGTCGTACTCATTGTCCACCCGGTGCGCCATCTCCGCCTCCCTTCCTCCCtccccgtcgccgcctcgcctcgcctctccTCCCGCGGACCCCGATCGATCACCCGGCCAATGAGCAACCCAGAAAAGGCCTCGTCGACGCTTCGCTTACCGGGATGGGACGGGACGCGGCGCTGCTCGCCGGGCCGagcgggaggggaatgggaggggTGGGGGCAGATCCGAGAATGGAACGGCGACGAGGGGAGGAGGGAAACTGGGGAAAGGAAAGGAGCGGGGGGGAGGGATCTCGTGCCCAGCTGGCCCCGCCCATCGACGGCTGGTGTTCGCTGGCGGTGCCTCTCCTTTCTTTTTGTCCGAGCCCGCCCCGCCCGTGCTGGCAGATCCCACGGGATCTCGGGGGCGCGAATGCGTGCGTGGTCGGTGCCTCGAcctgttttttcattttttggaaCTTTTTTTTCTGACAAAACTGGACCTGGAATTTGTTATGGCGTAGCCCACTCCTGGACGCCGGCCCAAGGCCATAAGAAGGATCCGAAGAATGGCCCGCGAGTGGGAGGCCCAGAAGATGGCGAAGACCAGGACCCAACTCCAAGATGGATAAAGTAGGGGAGCTCCTATTCGGCGCCGTAAGCACCGGTTGGCGTTGATGGCGCTTGCAGAGAAGCTTAGCAGGTCGGCCCAATATGGGACAACCGGGATTCAAACTCTTCACGGCACCAATAACAACCTGGCGCCATAACCATCAGACCGAGCTGCCAAGCTTGTCCACTGTCAGGAACGGGAGCTATTTGACCCTTCTTTTTTTTCGGGGTAAAGGGAGTTTTTATTGTAAAGATATAGTGTTACAGTCGAAAGGCCACAAATCCTCAATACAAAGTGAAACCGAGTTTAACCACACGGCAGTAGTTCTCTCGGAGCGGCTATAGTTGACCAACCGATCAACAACTCTATTCTAGCTTCGGTGAATTTTCTGAGGTAAAAACTCCCTATTACTCATCAACTCCTTAATCTCTAGAACTAAATAACCATAAGCTATATATTAGATGCCCGGTATTAATTATTTGAAACAATTCATAAAAAAATgtaaaaacatgattttttttaaaaacttcaaAAGTTAGCAAAGGTTcctgaaaaatgaaaaaaatcgtcgattttgaaaatagttcatccttTTGAAAAAAAGATCATACAAttttgaaaaatgatcaaaaatctgaaaaaaaaagttcacaaacctgaaaaaagttcatcgattttttaaAAAGATaatcacaaatttggaaaaaaatcagtGATTTTTTAAAAATCACATATTTAAAAAGTTCAAATTTTTTGCAAAATGATCGCAGATTTGATgcaagttcattgattttgaaaaaagtcctTGAatttaagaaaataagaaaaaatagaaagaataaggaaggaaaaggagaaaagataaaagaaaagaaagaaagagccaAAAGAAGAAAAAGTTGGTGAGTAATCAGAACT
Coding sequences within:
- the LOC123079752 gene encoding ras-related protein Rab2BV, with amino-acid sequence MAHRVDNEYDYLFKIVLIGDSGVGKSNILSRFTRNEFCLESKSTIGVEFATRTLQIEGKTVKAQIWDTAGQERYRAITSAYYRGAVGALLVFDITKRQTFDNVQRWLRELRDHADANIVVMMVGNKSDLNHLRSVPEEDSQAFSEKEGLSFLETSALEAINVEKAFHTVLSEIHQIVSKKALAAQESAAANGRSMQGTTINVAEPSANAKGSCCSSS